One Rhodobacter sp. CZR27 DNA segment encodes these proteins:
- a CDS encoding UvrD-helicase domain-containing protein, which yields MITVPKTVTPVKGPGSPRTSSPLLVSRQTTVRDPGSRTQAGYWSEQLATLRSLPAESDTVPILLVSSTRSPTMLGLLETALAELGLGEKQPQHRSRREQLKRAAANGHCLVAGLDTWSHWAALAKDAGITLQPVVDAAPLEEWYALEAPAGAAQKEGQEDGQREISTSMVLDGIDKRVDKWLRPWLRETGLAESARVPVLLDPRLEDTRHLTGGAFKRLAVELTPWTSEESRRLKTVFAPLQIEREEAPSGMAAMGHFLVSHWQPSGAAGTNPVTGFKPTQLQAMEHIRDRRADVMVTLPTGEGKSVLFQVPALARGLRNRRLTLVISPLRALMRDQVLRLHEQGFEESVDFLSGDQSREEQREVLQGVLDQRIVMLYVAPERLRVASFVDVLRRRIEADGGLEYIVFDEAHCINQWGYEFRPDYFFAFSFLMSRLRTGRLSDPTPVLLLSATLTASDRRRMRGLLEHLSQDPDRLPLAICPDPTTQVSPLRAHIRVRTHQLQGNIFEADGKALQERIPEVVQVIRTARRNVEETGQRSAVLVFVLSRSHADTLAEQLTRETGQEVESFHAGLDGATREDIYDRFRSGGFDVLVATKAFGMGMDIPDIHWVVHLASPGYLEDYLQEVGRIGRGVREREKAGLDRLDALMLYSGQDFEAIRSMRAENELRVPQIDEIEREILKEVETVGDSPIAFVPQDGFSVEKYRTPAKRRSDATRLRLALHWLEEAGHVLQAGTVPDLLKIRFLPVRLKRVSEEDSLAGKVAAAILEATSSVLSERELALPELMQRIRRSVGLRTGDDEGRSGERKAVINLSQIRRHCRMESLDATMSVIADLARRDALTPVWVIDYTTRPLLSESPSHVETLMQRVTEAVRRLLGELRGTGTFRFDPHDWYDPAPFRLVDPEVRKLPKQSREQVELILREDRFRRSYINGFRTLARVVGIRLKQGLDPESDRLYWQARCPDAEGRIAAQRLDHLLPQAAALSRLFPPNPKDGSLEVADIITRMQEAHPAGTFHASDLSSLIRLLSSLGLVSTSPDLLPPSYVLQPQGRVPGLGQYPDLVEELDSVNRFAETRIFGMEVHANLPEKARDRFVPGYFACTDVDALKGFVDEQLGEIEDETGIFAEKRDQLRATRATEFFDFYRASPEPAQWAAMQHPYDRHLLVNAGPGAGKTSVLVGRIVHLIREQHVKPSEIMVLAFNRAVVFEIRKRVRDLFRSLGYAAYASRVRVHTFHGLAMRHLGDTAPSEPEELLPTFARKMTRDAAFRASVAGECRALLVDEFQDVNEEVYEIIHALHAGSGDRAGVMAIGDDDQDILRWNRKPVRVGWGRPAVDAGGVFADHYFGRFRADFGGADLSELTLGVNFRSSPEIVEKSQEMINGFFNRRTLSRRLKTDRLLAVDGAPSGTVERIDARGWSWERTLEEVRATSRRLLSENPGSLAVLCRSNDEVASVHRALSDVFPVVTVQSSDNIAIRSLRHVALWLDLLEREIAQQDQALTDPLRARLLETFHADTDIPETRAGGRMDPDLSVLWDLCAQETVFPYLSTLVEFLKDLRSDELQRLLGATRPEGEILVSTIHKVKGLEYDNVVVLPSRMSFGGRSAEIEANAAEEARLLYVALTRAKSRLVFHLGDRELAWAGKTITPFTGAQDGGRILTGTPKEVFISWSMNRSHSNADPGRTQTYIETSVAVGDPILIEAPNRWAGKALMHRSETGGSRQIGLPSKAVGLGGGVTDLKVSAVIRYEPKPDDRAQPCPRVAAQGWGYVVLVEGVLR from the coding sequence ATGATCACCGTGCCGAAGACGGTGACGCCCGTAAAGGGACCGGGCAGCCCGCGGACGAGCAGCCCGCTGCTGGTCTCTCGCCAGACCACCGTGCGCGATCCCGGCTCCCGGACGCAGGCCGGCTACTGGTCGGAACAGCTGGCGACGCTGCGGAGCCTGCCCGCGGAGAGCGATACGGTGCCGATCCTGCTGGTGAGCAGCACCCGCAGCCCGACGATGCTGGGCCTGCTGGAAACGGCGCTGGCCGAGCTGGGCCTGGGAGAGAAACAGCCCCAGCATCGCAGCCGACGCGAACAGCTGAAACGGGCAGCGGCCAACGGGCACTGCCTCGTCGCCGGTCTCGATACGTGGAGCCACTGGGCCGCGCTGGCGAAGGATGCCGGGATCACCCTCCAGCCGGTCGTCGATGCGGCCCCGCTGGAGGAGTGGTACGCGCTGGAGGCCCCCGCCGGGGCCGCGCAGAAGGAGGGGCAGGAGGACGGGCAGCGCGAGATCTCCACGTCCATGGTGCTCGACGGGATCGACAAGCGGGTGGACAAGTGGCTGCGGCCATGGCTGCGCGAGACCGGCCTGGCGGAGAGCGCCCGGGTCCCCGTCCTGCTCGACCCCCGGCTGGAGGACACGCGGCACCTGACGGGAGGTGCCTTCAAGCGGCTGGCGGTCGAGCTCACGCCCTGGACCTCCGAGGAAAGCCGGCGGCTGAAGACCGTCTTCGCCCCGCTGCAGATCGAACGGGAAGAGGCCCCCTCCGGCATGGCCGCGATGGGGCACTTCCTGGTGTCGCACTGGCAGCCCTCGGGCGCGGCGGGCACGAACCCCGTGACCGGGTTCAAGCCGACACAGCTCCAGGCCATGGAGCATATCCGTGACCGCCGCGCCGACGTGATGGTCACCCTGCCGACGGGAGAGGGCAAATCGGTGCTCTTCCAGGTGCCGGCCTTGGCCCGCGGCCTGCGCAACCGCCGGCTCACCCTTGTGATCTCGCCGCTGCGGGCGCTTATGCGGGACCAGGTCCTGCGCCTGCATGAACAGGGTTTCGAGGAATCTGTGGACTTCCTCAGCGGAGACCAGTCCCGCGAGGAACAGCGCGAGGTCCTGCAAGGCGTTCTGGACCAACGGATCGTGATGCTCTACGTCGCACCCGAACGGCTGCGCGTGGCCAGTTTCGTCGATGTGCTGCGGCGCCGGATCGAGGCGGACGGCGGTCTGGAATATATCGTCTTCGACGAGGCGCATTGCATCAACCAGTGGGGCTACGAGTTCCGCCCCGACTACTTCTTCGCCTTCAGCTTCCTGATGTCGCGGCTGCGGACCGGCCGCCTTTCGGACCCGACGCCGGTCCTGCTGCTCTCGGCGACCCTCACGGCCTCGGACCGTCGGCGGATGCGCGGTCTGCTGGAGCACCTGTCACAGGATCCGGACCGGCTGCCGCTCGCGATCTGTCCCGATCCCACGACGCAGGTCAGCCCGCTGCGCGCGCATATCCGTGTCCGCACGCATCAGCTGCAGGGAAACATCTTCGAGGCAGACGGCAAGGCGCTGCAGGAGCGGATCCCGGAGGTCGTGCAGGTCATTCGGACGGCCCGCAGGAACGTCGAGGAGACCGGGCAGCGCAGCGCGGTGCTGGTCTTCGTCCTCTCTCGCTCTCATGCCGACACGCTGGCGGAGCAGCTGACGCGCGAGACGGGTCAGGAGGTCGAGAGCTTCCACGCCGGTCTCGATGGCGCTACGCGCGAGGACATCTACGACCGCTTCCGGAGCGGCGGGTTCGATGTGTTGGTGGCGACCAAGGCCTTCGGGATGGGGATGGACATCCCCGATATCCACTGGGTCGTGCATCTGGCCTCTCCCGGATACCTAGAGGACTACCTGCAGGAGGTGGGCCGGATCGGGCGCGGTGTAAGGGAGCGCGAGAAGGCGGGGCTCGACCGTCTCGACGCGCTGATGCTGTACTCGGGGCAGGATTTCGAGGCGATCCGGAGCATGCGGGCCGAGAACGAACTGCGGGTGCCGCAGATCGACGAGATCGAGAGGGAGATCCTGAAGGAAGTCGAGACGGTCGGAGATAGCCCCATAGCCTTTGTTCCACAGGACGGCTTCTCCGTCGAAAAGTACCGGACACCCGCGAAACGCCGGAGCGATGCCACGCGCCTGCGCCTGGCGCTCCACTGGCTGGAGGAGGCAGGGCATGTCCTGCAGGCGGGCACGGTGCCGGACCTGCTCAAGATCCGCTTCTTGCCGGTTCGGCTGAAACGGGTGTCCGAGGAGGACAGCCTGGCGGGGAAGGTCGCGGCAGCCATCCTGGAGGCGACGTCCAGCGTGCTGAGCGAGAGGGAGCTGGCGCTTCCGGAGTTGATGCAGCGGATCCGGCGCAGCGTCGGTCTGCGGACCGGTGACGATGAAGGGCGCTCCGGGGAACGCAAGGCCGTGATCAACCTCTCCCAGATCCGGCGCCACTGCCGGATGGAGAGCCTCGACGCGACCATGTCCGTGATCGCGGACCTCGCGCGCCGCGACGCCCTGACACCCGTCTGGGTGATCGATTACACGACGCGGCCCCTGCTATCCGAGAGCCCGTCCCATGTCGAGACCCTGATGCAGCGGGTGACGGAGGCCGTGCGCCGGTTGCTCGGAGAGCTCCGCGGCACGGGCACGTTCCGCTTCGACCCGCACGACTGGTACGATCCGGCGCCATTCCGGCTGGTCGATCCCGAGGTTCGGAAACTTCCAAAGCAGTCCCGCGAACAAGTCGAACTCATCCTGCGGGAAGACCGGTTCCGGCGCAGCTACATCAACGGCTTCCGCACCCTGGCCCGGGTTGTCGGGATCCGCCTCAAGCAGGGGCTCGACCCTGAGAGCGATCGCCTCTACTGGCAGGCCCGCTGCCCAGATGCCGAAGGCCGGATCGCGGCGCAGCGTCTCGATCACCTCCTGCCGCAGGCCGCGGCTTTGTCGCGCCTGTTCCCCCCGAACCCGAAGGACGGGAGCCTCGAGGTCGCGGATATCATCACCCGGATGCAGGAGGCGCATCCCGCCGGGACGTTCCACGCTTCGGATCTCTCCAGCCTGATCCGCCTGCTGTCCTCGCTCGGGCTCGTGAGCACCTCGCCGGACCTGTTGCCGCCGTCCTACGTGCTGCAACCACAGGGGCGCGTGCCGGGGCTGGGGCAATACCCCGATCTGGTCGAGGAGCTCGACAGCGTCAACCGCTTCGCCGAGACGCGGATCTTCGGCATGGAGGTCCATGCCAACCTGCCCGAAAAGGCGCGGGACCGGTTCGTGCCGGGCTACTTCGCCTGCACCGACGTGGATGCGCTCAAGGGCTTCGTCGACGAGCAGCTGGGCGAGATCGAGGACGAGACCGGGATCTTCGCCGAGAAACGCGACCAGCTCCGGGCGACCCGTGCGACGGAGTTCTTCGATTTCTACCGGGCCTCGCCGGAGCCGGCGCAATGGGCGGCGATGCAGCACCCCTACGACCGCCACCTGCTGGTGAATGCGGGACCGGGCGCGGGCAAGACCTCCGTGCTCGTGGGCCGGATCGTCCATCTCATCCGCGAGCAGCATGTCAAACCGTCCGAGATCATGGTGCTGGCCTTCAACCGCGCCGTGGTCTTCGAGATCCGCAAGCGGGTCCGGGACCTGTTCCGCTCGCTCGGCTACGCGGCCTATGCGTCCCGCGTCCGGGTCCATACCTTCCACGGTCTCGCGATGCGCCATCTGGGGGACACGGCCCCGTCCGAGCCCGAAGAGCTCCTGCCGACCTTCGCCCGCAAGATGACACGGGATGCGGCCTTCAGGGCCAGCGTGGCCGGCGAGTGCCGGGCGCTTCTGGTCGACGAGTTCCAGGACGTCAACGAGGAGGTCTACGAGATCATCCATGCGCTGCATGCGGGGAGCGGGGACCGGGCGGGGGTCATGGCGATCGGGGATGACGATCAGGACATCCTGCGCTGGAACCGCAAGCCGGTCCGTGTGGGTTGGGGGCGCCCGGCGGTCGACGCCGGAGGCGTGTTCGCCGACCATTACTTCGGTCGTTTCCGGGCGGATTTCGGCGGCGCGGACCTGTCCGAGCTGACACTGGGCGTCAACTTCCGCTCCAGCCCGGAGATCGTCGAGAAGAGCCAGGAGATGATCAACGGCTTCTTCAATCGCCGGACCCTGTCGCGGCGGCTCAAGACCGACCGGCTGCTTGCCGTGGACGGGGCGCCGTCGGGAACGGTGGAGCGTATCGATGCGCGGGGCTGGAGCTGGGAGCGAACGCTGGAGGAGGTCCGCGCCACCAGCCGGCGGCTCCTGTCGGAGAACCCGGGATCCCTCGCGGTCCTGTGCCGCTCCAACGACGAGGTGGCCAGTGTCCACCGGGCCCTCTCCGACGTTTTTCCCGTCGTCACCGTGCAGAGCAGCGACAACATCGCGATCCGCTCACTCCGCCATGTGGCCCTCTGGCTGGATCTGCTCGAACGCGAGATCGCACAGCAGGACCAGGCCCTCACCGATCCGCTGCGGGCGCGCCTGCTGGAGACCTTCCACGCGGACACGGACATTCCCGAAACCCGGGCCGGGGGCCGGATGGACCCGGACCTCTCCGTGCTGTGGGACCTCTGCGCACAGGAGACCGTCTTCCCCTATCTCTCGACGCTGGTCGAATTCCTGAAGGATCTGCGCAGCGACGAGCTGCAGCGCCTCCTCGGCGCCACACGCCCCGAGGGCGAGATCCTCGTCTCCACGATCCACAAGGTGAAGGGGCTGGAATACGACAACGTCGTGGTGCTGCCGTCCCGTATGTCCTTCGGGGGCAGGAGCGCAGAGATCGAGGCGAATGCGGCGGAAGAGGCGCGGCTGCTCTACGTGGCGCTGACCCGCGCGAAGTCCCGGCTGGTGTTCCATCTGGGAGATCGCGAACTTGCCTGGGCGGGAAAGACGATCACGCCGTTC
- a CDS encoding cold-shock protein, with amino-acid sequence MPFLATVETVVSTRGFGFLKIEGSKDEIFFHATAALSNDEALFLTLKEGDRLLCQVGSTLREPSKSAAVLWTPVAGRDWTSTGTPDSQEGLDRIRRDLFGKAGTEEIGRILAAGWYRRRWKENPPKDLQDPVLQQVHATALAALSPGHLPSRLHAAQGSPFAFVAALDPMSDVADLSALLATFVPSQLAAVCAPRAEWAQASGPRGKSGYLSLDHKVALLDWAALSGAGDLEGFRATWLKGDGAHEATFARQWLASEKPVPRPLLPWLLTLLEKDQLQVGDLLDLALREAHAGVLLHHALSDEDRARLQESWARDPSLLERVLEEDPARAGRLLETTVLAVDLETDGARIHQLGQADHRGSTNIEGSDLAGSLQQGLPGLVSALTQARLAVGHNAIGWDWPILSRAVPSLPGTPVWDTLLVAFLLEPQALSHALGGDHRADADARAALALFGRQAERFDPSLSVAILTGRCTSTEELFTRIVDAGPDDLSVARATPAVLEAVDRDQPLLLPERLLRLLDWVPGYVIAPADPETPLDPGFLEIQAMRCSAR; translated from the coding sequence ATGCCCTTCCTCGCCACAGTCGAAACGGTCGTCTCGACGCGGGGTTTTGGGTTCCTGAAGATCGAGGGCAGCAAGGACGAGATCTTCTTTCACGCCACGGCCGCCCTGTCGAACGATGAGGCCCTGTTCCTGACGCTGAAGGAGGGAGACAGGCTGCTGTGCCAGGTCGGCAGTACGCTGCGGGAACCGTCCAAGTCGGCCGCCGTGCTTTGGACCCCGGTCGCCGGGCGAGACTGGACGAGCACCGGCACACCGGACAGTCAGGAGGGGCTGGACCGGATCCGACGCGATCTCTTCGGGAAGGCCGGCACAGAGGAGATCGGACGTATCTTGGCGGCAGGCTGGTATCGCCGGCGGTGGAAGGAAAACCCACCCAAGGATCTGCAGGACCCGGTCCTGCAGCAGGTCCACGCCACGGCGCTGGCCGCGCTGAGCCCCGGCCATCTCCCCAGCCGCCTCCATGCCGCGCAAGGCAGCCCTTTTGCCTTCGTGGCGGCCCTCGATCCGATGTCGGATGTCGCCGACCTCTCCGCCCTGCTGGCGACCTTCGTGCCAAGTCAGCTCGCGGCGGTTTGCGCGCCCCGGGCGGAGTGGGCACAGGCCTCGGGGCCTCGGGGCAAGTCTGGGTACCTGTCCCTGGACCACAAGGTCGCCCTGCTCGATTGGGCCGCGCTGAGCGGCGCCGGTGACCTCGAGGGCTTCCGGGCCACATGGCTGAAGGGCGACGGGGCGCATGAGGCGACCTTCGCACGGCAATGGCTGGCCTCCGAAAAGCCGGTGCCCCGGCCGCTACTGCCCTGGCTGCTGACCCTGCTCGAAAAGGATCAGCTGCAGGTTGGCGACCTGCTGGACCTCGCGCTCCGGGAGGCGCATGCGGGCGTTCTCCTGCATCACGCGCTCTCCGACGAGGATCGGGCGCGCCTGCAGGAGAGCTGGGCGCGCGATCCGTCCCTGCTCGAGAGGGTACTGGAGGAGGATCCCGCGCGGGCGGGCCGATTGCTGGAGACGACCGTCCTGGCGGTGGATCTGGAGACCGACGGGGCGCGGATCCACCAGCTCGGACAAGCCGATCACCGCGGCAGTACGAACATCGAGGGGAGCGACCTGGCCGGGAGCCTGCAACAGGGTCTGCCCGGTCTGGTGAGCGCCTTGACGCAGGCCCGGCTGGCAGTCGGGCACAATGCGATCGGCTGGGACTGGCCTATCCTGTCGCGGGCCGTGCCCTCCCTGCCCGGAACGCCCGTCTGGGACACGCTCCTTGTCGCCTTCCTGCTCGAGCCCCAGGCCCTGTCTCATGCGCTTGGCGGGGATCACAGGGCCGATGCCGATGCCCGCGCCGCCCTCGCGCTCTTCGGCAGACAGGCGGAGCGCTTCGATCCATCCCTGTCCGTGGCGATCCTGACCGGGCGCTGTACCTCCACCGAGGAGCTCTTCACGCGGATCGTGGATGCGGGGCCTGACGACCTCTCCGTCGCCCGGGCCACGCCCGCCGTCCTCGAGGCGGTCGATCGTGACCAGCCCCTGCTCCTGCCGGAACGGCTCCTGCGGCTGCTGGACTGGGTGCCGGGATACGTGATCGCGCCCGCCGACCCGGAGACCCCGCTCGATCCGGGCTTCCTCGAGATCCAGGCGATGCGCTGTTCGGCGCGCTGA
- a CDS encoding IS110 family transposase, whose protein sequence is MPSYAALDVAQETTAICVVDDEGRIWAEKKVPTCPDAITDFLAHGAPGLVRVGMETGPLAVWLWNELAEREVPIICLDARHANAALKMRPVKTDRNDAAGLAQIVRTGWFKQVRIKSRSNYQIRSLLTAREMLVRTRVRIENELRGLLRTFGVLFGKRVGSFTQRAGEIVAGELAGAPEMRLVAETLMKARASILDQIKVLDRRLSSVARASPVVRLFMTAPGVGAITALSVASVFDDASRFRRSSSAGAHLGLTPRRYESGETSRNGRISKQGNQLTRKHLYEAATTLLTRNLRFSTLKAWGMKLAKASGFKKARAAVARRLAVVLHAMWKTNTPFHWSQIDG, encoded by the coding sequence ATGCCGAGCTATGCCGCTCTTGATGTTGCTCAGGAGACGACAGCGATCTGCGTCGTCGACGACGAGGGGCGCATTTGGGCAGAGAAGAAGGTGCCGACCTGTCCGGATGCAATCACCGACTTCCTGGCGCATGGCGCTCCTGGTCTCGTGCGGGTCGGAATGGAGACAGGTCCCCTTGCGGTCTGGCTGTGGAACGAGCTGGCGGAGCGGGAAGTGCCCATCATCTGCCTAGATGCGCGTCACGCGAACGCCGCCTTGAAGATGCGACCCGTGAAGACGGACCGAAACGACGCCGCCGGCCTTGCCCAGATCGTGCGCACCGGCTGGTTCAAGCAGGTGCGCATCAAGAGCCGCAGCAACTACCAGATCCGTTCGCTGCTCACGGCGCGCGAGATGCTGGTGCGCACGCGCGTCAGGATCGAGAACGAACTTCGGGGGCTTTTGCGGACCTTCGGCGTGCTGTTCGGCAAGCGCGTCGGCAGCTTCACGCAGCGCGCCGGCGAGATCGTCGCAGGCGAACTCGCCGGCGCGCCCGAGATGCGCCTGGTCGCCGAGACGCTGATGAAAGCGCGGGCCTCGATCCTTGACCAGATCAAGGTGCTCGACCGGCGCTTGTCTTCGGTCGCCAGAGCGTCGCCGGTGGTGCGCCTGTTCATGACCGCTCCGGGCGTAGGCGCGATCACCGCCTTGTCGGTCGCTTCGGTCTTCGACGATGCATCGCGCTTCAGGCGCTCATCGAGCGCAGGCGCCCATCTCGGTTTGACACCCCGACGCTACGAGTCGGGCGAGACCAGTCGCAACGGACGCATCTCCAAGCAGGGCAACCAGCTGACCAGAAAGCACCTCTACGAGGCGGCTACGACCCTGCTGACACGCAACCTGCGCTTCTCAACCCTGAAGGCATGGGGCATGAAGCTGGCCAAAGCGTCAGGCTTCAAGAAGGCACGCGCCGCTGTTGCCCGCAGGCTCGCCGTCGTCCTCCACGCCATGTGGAAGACAAACACGCCGTTCCACTGGAGCCAGATCGATGGATGA
- a CDS encoding IS5 family transposase: MSRPTPPSYKTRNWPAYNEALKRRGSFTIWFDPSMTWEATPTGKRGRQPDYSDAAIQTCLTMKVLFGMALRQTTGFVESLLRLVGLDWAVPDFSTLSRRQKALKVNIPYRGSDEPLHLLIDSTGIKVEGEGEWNARKHGGAKRRVWRKVHIGIDEKTLEIRAAEFTTSDVGDAPMLPELLDQIPPQQEIASVTADGAFDTRKCHDAIAARGAAAIIPPRKNAKPWKPDTPGAIARNEILRTSKRVGRTIWRRWSGYHRRSRAETKMHCIKLLGQRLSARDFDRQVAEFQVRVAVLNGFTAFGTPITEVAG, translated from the coding sequence ATGAGCAGACCGACACCCCCAAGCTACAAGACCAGGAACTGGCCGGCCTACAACGAAGCGCTCAAGCGCCGCGGCTCGTTCACCATCTGGTTCGACCCTTCGATGACCTGGGAGGCCACGCCGACTGGCAAGCGCGGGCGGCAGCCTGACTACAGCGACGCTGCCATCCAGACCTGTCTGACGATGAAGGTGCTGTTCGGAATGGCGCTCCGTCAGACGACCGGGTTCGTCGAAAGCCTGTTGCGGCTGGTCGGCCTGGACTGGGCCGTTCCGGACTTCAGCACGCTGTCGCGACGGCAGAAGGCCTTGAAAGTGAACATTCCATACCGCGGCTCGGATGAGCCGCTACACCTGCTGATCGACAGCACCGGGATCAAGGTCGAGGGTGAAGGCGAGTGGAACGCCCGAAAGCACGGCGGCGCGAAACGGCGCGTCTGGCGCAAGGTCCACATCGGTATCGACGAGAAAACACTGGAAATCCGGGCGGCGGAGTTCACCACCAGCGACGTAGGCGATGCGCCCATGCTGCCCGAGCTGCTGGACCAGATCCCGCCCCAGCAGGAGATCGCCAGCGTCACCGCCGACGGCGCCTTCGACACCCGCAAGTGCCACGATGCCATCGCCGCGCGCGGTGCCGCCGCAATCATCCCGCCCCGCAAGAACGCCAAGCCCTGGAAGCCCGACACCCCCGGTGCCATCGCGCGCAACGAAATCCTGCGCACTTCGAAGCGCGTTGGTAGGACCATCTGGCGACGATGGAGCGGGTATCACCGCCGAAGCCGCGCAGAGACCAAGATGCACTGCATCAAGCTGCTCGGGCAGCGACTGTCCGCCCGAGACTTCGACCGTCAGGTCGCAGAGTTCCAGGTCAGGGTTGCCGTGCTCAACGGCTTCACTGCGTTCGGCACGCCCATCACAGAGGTCGCGGGATAG